TACAGCCAAAAGCGGAGGCCAGCTGCGCCACACGTTTCCCTATTTGCCCCAACCCCATAATACCAAAGGTTTTACCCATTAACTCTTGTCCCAAAAATCCGGCTCTGCCACCTAAACTGCGGGTAACAGCATCGGCTGGGGTAATCTTTCTAAGCAAATCGATG
This portion of the Candidatus Margulisiibacteriota bacterium genome encodes:
- a CDS encoding NAD(P)-dependent oxidoreductase produces the protein MLRKITPADAVTRSLGGRAGFLGQELMGKTFGIMGLGQIGKRVAQLASAFGCRVIA